In one window of Dermochelys coriacea isolate rDerCor1 chromosome 3, rDerCor1.pri.v4, whole genome shotgun sequence DNA:
- the LOC119852645 gene encoding LOW QUALITY PROTEIN: cytosolic 5'-nucleotidase 1B-like (The sequence of the model RefSeq protein was modified relative to this genomic sequence to represent the inferred CDS: inserted 1 base in 1 codon): MASCTSDKPPSSSAGSGPLPAAQQAAAGAEQDWAAAKAFYDRLVSTKRPRPVSAAGGSPAWGPRALRGSVCVRTKTAGLHLVIFRLFPLYLRFSCLFLGLSIERFCMTGGESPIGYLTAYLTNLYLSADSEKVQEAIEAGIASATMFTANKDIPYCDKQLRVAFDGDAVLFSDESEQIVKEHGLDRFYEHEQMNENKPLAQGPLKGFLEDLGKLQKKFYAKDKRLDCPIRTYLVTARSAASSGARVLKTLRSWGLEIEXTFLAGAPKGPILVKIRPHIFFDDQMFHIEGAQQLGTVAAHVPYGIGQKYNKSKPKNDTVKK, encoded by the exons ATGGCCTCCTGCACCTCGGACAAGCCCCCGAGCAGCTCGGCCGGCAGCGGCCCGCTCCCCGCGGCGCAGCAGGCGGCGGCCGGCGCCGAGCAGGACTGGGCAGCGGCCAAGGCTTTCTACGACCGCCTGGTGTCCACCAAGCGACCCCGCCCGGTGAGTGCAGCCGGCGGCAGCCCGGCGTGGGGGCCGCGGGCTCTCCGGGGCTCC GTTTGTGTTAGGACAAAAACAGCAGGGTTGCACCTTGTCATATTTCGTTTGTTTCCTCTGTATCTGAGATTTTCATGCCTGTTTTTAGGTTTATCGATTGAACGCTTCTGTATGACTGGTGGAGAAAGCCCTATTGGTTACCTAACAGCATATCTTACCAACTTATACCTTTCTGCTGACTCTGAAAAAGTCCAAGAAGCTATAGAAGCAG GCATTGCATCTGCTACAATGTTCACTGCAAATAAAGACATACCTTACTGTGATAAGCAGTTGAGGGTGGCATTTGATGGGGATGCTGTTCTCTTTTCCGATGAATCAGAGCAGATCGTCAAAGAGCATGGATTAGATAGATTTTATGAACATGAACAGATGAATGAGAATAAGCCCCTTGCACAG GGTCCTTTGAAAGGTTTTCTGGAAGACTTAGGGAAGCTGCAGAAGAAATTCTATGCAAAAGACAAACGATTAGATTGTCCTATAAGGACCTACCTCGTCACAGCTAGAAGTGCAGCAAGTTCTGGAGCCAGAGTGCTGAAGACTCTCCGTAGCTGGGGTTTGGAGATTG GCACTTTCCTTGCAGGAGCTCCTAAAGGACCAATTTTGGTGAAAATCCGGCCTCATATTTTCTTTGATGATCAGATGTTTCACATTGAAGGAGCACAACAACTGGGTACTGTAGCAGCACATGTACCTTATGGCATTGGTCAGAAGTACAACAAATCCAAACCTAAAAATGACACTGTTAAAAAATAG